One window of the Xiphias gladius isolate SHS-SW01 ecotype Sanya breed wild chromosome 11, ASM1685928v1, whole genome shotgun sequence genome contains the following:
- the ndst2a gene encoding bifunctional heparan sulfate N-deacetylase/N-sulfotransferase 2, translating into MVGAGLGVWKLMRGVRQLELHRLILALIIFCLLSMAFLAYYVSNSPKIKEAPPLPFSDCGGGGGMSPGASTGPAGGSPGVQRAPLFLPPRQGRLRQVKAVDSSRTEPVVLVFVESIYSQLGQEIVAILESSRFHYRTEIAPGKGDMPTLTERNRGRYTLIIYENVLKYVNLDVWNRDLLDKYCAEYGVGVIGFFKANENSLLSAQLKGFPLFLHSHLGLRDYRINPSAPLLYITKPNQVEQGSLPGDDWTIFQSNHSTYEPVLLASTKSSEALSHFGPSPLRALHATVVQDLGLHDGIQRVLFGNNLNYWLHKLVFVDAIAYLTGKRLCLSLDRHILVDVDDIFVGKEGTRMKVSDVEALLNTQNKLRALVPNFTFNFGFSGKFYHTGTDEEDQGDDMLLQHRMDFWWFPHMWSHMQPHLFHNVSVLAEQMRLNKIFAQEHGIPTDMGYAVAPHHSGVYPVHSQLYEAWKSVWGIKVTSTEEYPHLRPARYRRGFIHNGIQVLPRQTCGLFTHTIFYNEYPGGSKELDKSIRGGELFLTVLLNPISIFMTHLSNYGNDRLGLYTFESLVKFVQCWTNLRLQTLPPVRLAEKYFQIFPEERDPLWQNPCHDKRHKDIWSKEKTCDRLPKFLVIGPQKTGTTALHSFLSLHPAITSSFPSPTTFEEIQFFGGANYDNGIDWYMDFFPFPSNVSTDYMFEKSANYFDTEVAPKRAAALLPRAKILAVLINPSDRAYSWYQHQRAHQDPAALNNTFHLVMTAGPSAPKDLLALQRRCLNPGAYALHLERWLQYYQPSQLHIVDGALLRSNPALVMDGIQRFLGVTPIFNYTQALMYDDSKGFWCQRVEGGRAKCLGKSKGRKYPEMSPESRAFLAEYYREHNMELLRLLNRLGQPLPSWLRQELQSTSWS; encoded by the exons ATGGTAGGTGCAGGCTTGGGTGTTTGGAAGCTAATGCGAGGAGTCCGCCAACTGGAGCTTCACCGCCTCATCCTGGCACTGATCATTTTCTGCTTGCTCTCCATGGCCTTCCTAGCTTACTATGTCTCCAACAGCCCCAAAATAAAGGAGGCCCCACCTTTACCCTTCAGTGactgtggtggaggaggagggatgtcACCAGGAGCCAGTACTGGTCCCGCTGGTGGAAGTCCAGGTGTCCAGAGGGCACCGCTTTTTCTTCCCCCGCGCCAAGGAAGACTACGACAGGTGAAGGCGGTGGACAGTTCCAGGACAGAGCCTGTAGTTCTGGTATTTGTAGAGAGCATCTACTCCCAGCTCGGCCAGGAGATTGTAGCCATATTAGAATCTAGCCGCTTCCACTACCGCACAGAGATTGCTCCTGGTAAAGGTGACATGCCCACACTGACGGAGCGTAACCGTGGACGCTACACGCTTATCAtctatgaaaatgtattgaaatatGTAAATCTGGATGTGTGGAACCGTGACTTGCTGGACAAGTACTGTGCTGAGTATGGAGTAGGTGTCATTGGCTTCTTCAAAGCTAATGAAAACTCTCTTCTCAGTGCACAGCTCAAAGGGTTCCCCCTCTTTCTACACTCACACCTGGGACTCAGGGACTACCGCATCAATCCCAGTGCCCCGCTACTCTACATCACCAAGCCCAACCAGGTGGAGCAGGGCTCTTTACCAGGGGATGACTGGACCATTTTCCAGTCCAACCACTCTACTTATGAACCAGTGCTTCTGGCCAGCACCAAGTCCTCAGAGGCACTGTCACATTTTGGACCCAGCCCCCTGCGGGCTCTCCATGCAACAGTGGTCCAGGACTTGGGGCTCCATGACGGCATTCAAAGAGTTCTCTTCGGGAACAATCTAAACTATTGGCTTCACAAGCTGGTGTTTGTAGACGCCATTGCCTACTTGACAGGGAAGAGACTGTGTTTGTCCTTGGACCGCCACATCCTAGTGGATGTGGATGATATTTTTGTTGGCAAGGAGGGAACCCGTATGAAGGTGTCAGACGTGGAG GCATTACTCAACACTCAAAACAAACTGAGAGCACTGGTCCCTAATTTCACTTTCAACTTTGGATTTTCTGGAAAGTTTTATCACACAG GTACTGATGAGGAAGATCAGGGAGATGACATGCTTCTGCAGCACAGGATGGACTTCTGGTGGTTTCCTCACATGTGGAGCCACATGCAGCCTCACCTCTTTCACAATGTCAGCGTCTTGGCTGAGCAAATGAGGCTCAACAAGATCTTTGCTCAG GAGCATGGTATCCCGACAGATATGGGATACGCAGTGGCTCCACACCACTCTGGGGTTTACCCAGTTCACAGCCAGCTCTACGAGGCCTGGAAATCTGTGTGGGGCATCAAGGTGACCAGCACAGAGGAATACCCCCATCTGAGGCCAGCTCGATACCGCCGTGGCTTCATCCATAATGGGATCCAG GTTTTGCCCAGGCAGACCTGTGGTCTGTTCACCCATACAATCTTCTATAATGAATACCCAGGAGGCTCAAAGGAGCTGGACAAGAGCATCAGAGGAGGGGAACTCTTCCTCACTGTCCTTCTAAACCCT ATCAGTATCTTCATGACCCATCTGTCTAATTATGGCAATGACCGGCTGGGTCTGTACACCTTTGAGTCTTTGGTGAAGTTTGTCCAGTGTTGGACTAACCTCAGGCTGCAGACATTGCCCCCCGTCCGTCTTGCTGAAAAATACTTCCAGATTTTCCCTGAGGAGAGAGACCCACTCTGGCAG AACCCTTGTCATGACAAGAGACACAAAGATATCTGGTCTAAAGAAAAAACCTGTGACAGACTACCCAAGTTCCTCGTTATTGGACCACAAAAAACAG GCACTACAGCGCTTCATTCATTCCTGAGCCTCCACCCAGCAATCACCAGTTCCTTTCCCAGCCCCACCACCTTCGAGGAAATCCAGTTCTTCGGTGGAGCAAACTATGACAATGGGATTGACTG GTACATGGACTTCTTCCCATTCCCTTCTAATGTCAGCACAGAttacatgtttgaaaaaagtgCCAACTACTTTGACACAGAGGTAGCTCCTAAGAGAGCTGCTGCGCTGCTACCTAGAGCCAAAATTCTGGCAGTGCTCATCAACCCATCTGACAGGGCTTATTCCTGGTACCAG CACCAGAGGGCCCACCAGGACCCTGCAGCCCTCAACAACACTTTCCATTTAGTGATGACGGCAGGCCCCTCGGCTCCCAAGGATCTGCTGGCCCTTCAGAGACGCTGCCTTAATCCTGGGGCCTATGCTCTTCACCTGGAGCGCTGGCTGCAATACTACCAGCCAAGCCAG ttgCACATCGTGGACGGAGCTTTGCTGCGGTCCAACCCAGCGCTGGTGATGGATGGAATCCAGAGATTCCTCGGTGTCACTCCCATCTTCAACTACACCCAGGCTCTAAT GTATGATGACAGCAAAGGTTTCTGGTGTCAGCGGGTGGAAGGAGGTCGAGCAAAATGTCTGGGGAAGAGTAAAGGCAGGAAGTACCCAGAGATGAGTCCTGAG TCACGTGCCTTTCTAGCTGAGTACTACCGTGAGCACAACATGGAGCTGCTGCGTCTGCTGAATCGGTTGGGCCAACCGCTGCCGTCCTGGCTACGCCAAGAACTCCAGAGCACCAGCTGGAGCTGA